The Paenibacillus sp. FSL H7-0357 nucleotide sequence GGATTTAGATACGTTGAAATCAACCCGTGTTACTATGGCAAATATAGTATCGGTAATGTCCATGGCTTTCGCTATTATTATCGCAGTTGTATGCTTTATCGTAGTGCGGTTTAGAATTGGTAACAGCATTGAAGAAGACATGACCAAAATCGGGTCTTTAAAGGCGATCGGATATACCAGCAGACAAATTATAGGGTCTATTGTAATGCAGTACATGCTTATTGCCTTGGTTGGCAGTATAGCAGGCATATCGTTGTCCTATTTAGCTACGCCAGTACTTTCTAATATGTTTGCCCATCAATCCGGACTTATGTGGGTGCAAGGCTTCGATGGAGCAATCAGCAGTGTTATTCTATGTACAATTTTATTCATTGTTATCATTGTTTCCTTCATTTCCTCGGGACGAATTCGTAAGCTTAATCCGATTGTAGCCTTAAGAGGCGGAATCACAACCCATAACTTCAGAAAAAACCATTTACCGCTTCATAAGTCAATAGGCAGTCTGCCGGTCGTTCTCGGGTTCAAATCCATGCTGCAAAGCAGGAAGCACACCTTCATGATGGCAGTGATCCTTGCCGCTGTATCTTTTGCCAGTACCTTTGGCTTTGTGATGTTTTATAACACTGTTATTGATACAAAGGCATTTGCAGAGACTCCCGGAGTCGAACTTTCAAATGTGATGGCTGTTTTGAATTCGGATAAGGATCAACCAAAGCTTGTTGAAAACATTAAAAACATGAAGAATGTAAGAAAAGTGCTGTATCTTGATGAGGCTAAGATTAAGATAGAGAGCTATGATGTAACTGCTTATGTGATGGAGGATTATTCTGCAAAAGAAACAGATACCGTCTATAAGGGCAGATATCCGCTGCATAGCAACGAAGTTGTGCTTGCCGGTATCTTAGCTGACAAGCTGGATAAAAAGGTCGGAGACCGTGTCACGATAAATGTCGGCGCTAAGCAGGCTGAGTATCTGATCACTGGCTTATCTCAAGGTGCAAATATGGGCGGAATGAATGCGTCGATACGACGGGACGCCTTCCTTAAGCTTAACCCGGACTTTAAACAGCAGAGTCTGCAAATCTATTTAAACAAAAATAGTAAATCTGATGTATTTATAAACAAGCTTAAAAGCGACTATGGAGATTCTATCTCGGCAACAGTAGACATGGATAAAACCCTGGAACAGGGTATGGGCACTTACTTATCAATTGTCTCGAAGCTTGGGATTGGCATGATGGTTATAACCTTAGTTGTCGTGATTCTGGTTCTGTATTTTGTAATTAATTCATCGGTTATTCGTAAGAAACGTGAACTGGGTATACAAAAAGCAATTGGTTTTACAACCTTCCAGCTAATGAATCAGCTCTCGCTTGGATTTCTGTCGCCTATCATGATAGGCGTATTGCTCGGAAGCGCAGCTGGAATTACCCTAACCAATCCATTCATGTCAGTGGCTATGAGTGCTATGGGGATTATGAAGGCGAATTTTATTATCATGACGTCGTGGATTACTTTGCTTGGTGTGGCACTTGTCATTGTTTCTTACTTTACTTCGATGCTGATCACATACCGCATCCGTAAAATATCCGCATATGCTTTAGTAAGTGAGTAAATTCGATAGGGTGGGGACGTGGATAATCACGTTCCTTTTTTTGCTTTAATTATTTGTAATATTTTATATATAACGCTCGGTGCGATACTAATGTGAAAATATCTATTTAAGAAAAATTTAAGATCTACACACCTGGATTTTAAGTTGTTCAGTCTAAACTTTGTACCAAGAAGAAATAGGAGGAACATCAAGCCATTTACGAAGACAGTGCAGAAGCCAAGGTGTTCCTGCTTCACTGACAAAAATTATGGCCGGATTTCGCGAAGATGAGGAGGTTACATATTAAAAACGGAGGTGTCTTAGTGAAAAAAATCTTCATGATTGCATTAACTATAACCATTTTAATTGGAGGAAGCCTCTACTTCCAAACTCAAAGCAGCTACTCAGAATATGTAAGCATGCAGGCTGACAAAACCATCTCAGAGGAATTAAATGCCGTAGATAACAATCCGAAGAATGTCAAGACAGAGAATGAGAAGCTGGGCAATGAGGAGCCCCCAGAGGAGATTTCTTTGGATGTTACGCCAGATGTTGAGAGAACTCCTGAGGATATCGCCTTGGACAAACGACTTGATGCAGATAGAAAAAGTAATGAAAGAACTTATCGGGAGGAAGGAAGAACAGGGTCATCAATTAGGCCAACGATAGAAATTCCGACTTTGTCTATCGATGATTATATAGGTATCTACAAAACTGTTGATGCATACATGAGAGAAAATTCGGATCGGTTTCCCGAGCCGGCAGACAATGGCACCAGAGGAAGCACTTCTGATCCGAGAATCCAAAATATTCTATATGCAGAAGAAAAATCAGGTATCATAGCAGGATTTGAAGATGAAAACCTGGTGGCATGGGCAGTGAAAAAGCTGGACGGAGCATATACCAACCTCTTGCTAGGGAGAACGTCTGCGGGAGAGGACTGGCAAGTTCTCTCAGAAGGAGACGTATATCAGTTGAGAAAGGAAATTAGCGATGGAAATTAAAGCGGAAAATGTAACAAGAACATTTGGAACGAAACGGGCCATTGATGAACTGAATTTTATTTTGCCTGAAGGTGTGTACGGACTTTTGGGAGATAATGGGGCAGGGAAAAGCACCTTGATGCGAATTCTTGTGGCAATCGACCATCAGACCAGCGGCAAGGTTACCTTTAACGGCAAGGATATCTTCCATATGAACGACGACTACCGGAATCTTGTGGGATATATCCCTCAGGATTTCGAGGTGTATCCCGCGTTCACGGCAACGGAATATCTGGAATATATGGGAGCACTGAAGGGGTTGTCAAAAAAGGAACTGAAGCACAAAGTTCCAGAGGTATTACAGTTTGTCAACCTGGAGAAAGTGGCTAATAAAAAGGTCAAAACCTTTTCCGGAGGGATGAAAAGGCGGGTGGGCATTGCCCAAGCCATCATTAACGATCCAAAGATATTAATTTTTGACGAGCCCACCGCTGGGCTTGACCCC carries:
- a CDS encoding ABC transporter ATP-binding protein; this translates as MEIKAENVTRTFGTKRAIDELNFILPEGVYGLLGDNGAGKSTLMRILVAIDHQTSGKVTFNGKDIFHMNDDYRNLVGYIPQDFEVYPAFTATEYLEYMGALKGLSKKELKHKVPEVLQFVNLEKVANKKVKTFSGGMKRRVGIAQAIINDPKILIFDEPTAGLDPHERIRFSNIISEMGQDKIILFSTHIISDIEAITTNVIILNQGKIKEQGNVQKMLSGIKGKVFTEEMDRERLASFKKEHLIVRIRQEENAVSVRYLGEKESGAIVCEPTLEDYYIHLGSGSHA
- a CDS encoding ABC transporter permease, whose amino-acid sequence is MRKLAMLSFANIRKTKGHTVSLLLLFLIAGLLLNAGSLVFVNFGSYFEKVTKELKTNDVYYLLPNQLYTGEVDEYIRNNNNVSNMHKEDVLWASASIPYNGETRKTSFILNDMDKKRDFSKWRFVEKHLPPDSMSIYVPYILNIDGGYKLNDKIEVTLEDEVLTFTVKGFTEDAFFSSFDTGTLGAYLPHETYEKLVQKLGNKYSSTLVFADLDKINNEVETGIGQLIQKNQKFAVSTLAAATSTDTLSTMDLDTLKSTRVTMANIVSVMSMAFAIIIAVVCFIVVRFRIGNSIEEDMTKIGSLKAIGYTSRQIIGSIVMQYMLIALVGSIAGISLSYLATPVLSNMFAHQSGLMWVQGFDGAISSVILCTILFIVIIVSFISSGRIRKLNPIVALRGGITTHNFRKNHLPLHKSIGSLPVVLGFKSMLQSRKHTFMMAVILAAVSFASTFGFVMFYNTVIDTKAFAETPGVELSNVMAVLNSDKDQPKLVENIKNMKNVRKVLYLDEAKIKIESYDVTAYVMEDYSAKETDTVYKGRYPLHSNEVVLAGILADKLDKKVGDRVTINVGAKQAEYLITGLSQGANMGGMNASIRRDAFLKLNPDFKQQSLQIYLNKNSKSDVFINKLKSDYGDSISATVDMDKTLEQGMGTYLSIVSKLGIGMMVITLVVVILVLYFVINSSVIRKKRELGIQKAIGFTTFQLMNQLSLGFLSPIMIGVLLGSAAGITLTNPFMSVAMSAMGIMKANFIIMTSWITLLGVALVIVSYFTSMLITYRIRKISAYALVSE